In a genomic window of Streptococcus oralis:
- a CDS encoding flippase: MRVLKNYLYNLSYQLLVIVLPVITTPYITRVFSSDDLGSYGYYNSIVTYFILLATLGVANYGTKEISGHRKEVEKTFWGIYSLQVISTCLAVTLYIIVCLLVPSMNNPIAYILGFSLLSRGFDISWLFQGLEDFKKITARNTMVKLLGVVSIFLFVKKPSDLYLYIILLVAYDLLGQLSMWLPAREHIRKPHLDIAYAKEHIKPVILLFLPQIAISLYITLDRTMLGALSSTKDVGIYDQALKLLNILLTLVTSLGSVMLPRVSNLLSLGNQKAVNKLHEMSFLVYNLVIFPMIAGILIVNKDFVNFFLGQDFQDARYAIAIMVFRMFFIGWTNIMGIQILIPHNKNREFMLSTTIPAIFSVGLNLLLIPPLGYIGASIVSVATEGLVWLIQLYFTRSYLKEVKILPSMLKILLAALLMYGALYSVQAFMHFSSVVNVLIYSLLGFLVYGGLILVLRVLDFQELKSVLKK, encoded by the coding sequence GTGAGAGTTTTAAAAAATTACTTGTACAATCTGTCCTATCAGTTACTTGTCATCGTCCTACCAGTGATTACAACTCCCTATATCACCCGAGTTTTCTCTTCGGATGATTTGGGGTCTTACGGATACTATAACTCTATCGTGACTTATTTTATCCTACTAGCGACGCTGGGAGTAGCCAATTATGGGACCAAGGAAATTTCCGGCCATCGTAAGGAAGTTGAAAAGACCTTCTGGGGTATTTACAGTTTACAAGTCATTTCAACCTGTTTAGCGGTTACGCTTTATATCATTGTCTGCTTACTTGTGCCGTCGATGAACAATCCAATCGCCTATATACTTGGCTTTAGTTTGCTGTCTCGTGGTTTTGATATTTCTTGGCTTTTTCAAGGGTTAGAAGATTTCAAAAAAATCACAGCTCGTAACACAATGGTCAAACTTCTAGGTGTTGTATCGATATTCCTATTTGTTAAGAAACCATCTGACTTGTACTTGTATATCATCCTCTTAGTTGCCTATGATCTACTAGGTCAGTTGAGTATGTGGCTTCCTGCTCGGGAACACATTCGCAAGCCGCATCTGGATATAGCCTATGCCAAAGAGCATATCAAACCAGTCATTCTCTTGTTTCTGCCACAGATTGCCATTTCGCTCTACATCACGCTAGATCGCACGATGCTAGGTGCCTTGTCTTCGACTAAGGATGTTGGGATCTATGATCAAGCCTTGAAATTATTGAATATTTTGTTAACTTTGGTAACGTCCCTAGGTAGTGTCATGTTGCCTCGGGTCTCCAATCTTCTCTCATTAGGCAATCAAAAGGCGGTTAACAAGTTACATGAAATGTCTTTCTTAGTGTATAATTTAGTCATCTTCCCGATGATTGCGGGGATTTTGATTGTTAACAAAGATTTTGTCAATTTTTTCTTAGGACAAGACTTCCAAGATGCTCGCTATGCGATTGCCATCATGGTCTTTAGAATGTTCTTTATTGGCTGGACTAATATCATGGGAATTCAAATCTTGATTCCTCACAATAAGAATCGTGAATTTATGCTGTCAACAACTATTCCAGCTATTTTCAGTGTAGGCTTGAATCTCCTCTTAATCCCGCCTTTGGGCTATATTGGAGCTTCAATCGTGTCTGTTGCGACTGAAGGTTTAGTCTGGCTGATTCAACTCTACTTTACACGTTCGTACCTAAAAGAGGTCAAGATTCTACCATCCATGCTAAAAATACTTCTAGCAGCACTCCTGATGTACGGCGCCTTGTATTCTGTACAAGCTTTCATGCACTTCTCGTCTGTTGTGAATGTCTTGATCTATTCTCTGCTTGGCTTCCTAGTCTACGGTGGCTTGATTTTGGTCTTACGTGTCTTGGATTTTCAAGAACTAAAAAGTGTTTTAAAGAAATAA
- a CDS encoding polysaccharide polymerase yields MLKIERDKLLVTAVLFVIISIDMINTSMLAPVLPSIPNFVPFFAIMLLAVRFLYIRSYSLSFLIFAPILILVGSMVYYKAGNLNGLMFLLLIVFLYKADLESILKIYTWTSLSFIVFIILLSLVNVIPNLQFVQTRPVGVVVRNSFGFIYPTDFASHCFYLFTALSYLLRKKFIFLRTLSGVALAAFIIYYCDARLNAGSILAATGIFLYFYYRNKTEWRLFSLLPFSAGIASSVMIYLSNKFSWSHPIYVSLNNFFGMRLYLGHEALKKYGVQLFGIRGISFVGYGGKTETVLNYDYVDSSYVQMLFTYGLIPVVMLVCLYMVQSWTLYRRKNYLLLTCLALVTVNCMFEAFWVRPSYNIFMFLLFATIPAMEFEGEKSEMGEAV; encoded by the coding sequence ATGTTAAAGATAGAACGTGATAAATTGCTAGTGACAGCAGTATTATTTGTGATAATTTCTATAGATATGATAAACACTTCAATGTTAGCACCTGTATTACCTAGTATACCTAATTTTGTTCCTTTCTTTGCAATCATGTTACTAGCTGTGCGTTTTTTATATATTCGTAGCTATTCTTTGAGTTTTTTAATATTTGCACCTATCCTCATTTTAGTTGGAAGTATGGTTTATTATAAGGCAGGAAACTTAAATGGTTTAATGTTTTTGCTGTTGATTGTTTTTCTTTATAAAGCAGATTTAGAGTCGATACTTAAAATTTATACTTGGACGAGTTTATCTTTTATAGTGTTTATTATTTTACTATCGTTAGTCAATGTTATTCCTAATTTACAGTTTGTTCAAACTCGCCCCGTGGGAGTGGTTGTACGTAACTCTTTTGGTTTTATCTATCCAACCGACTTTGCTTCTCATTGTTTCTATCTCTTTACTGCCCTTTCCTATCTCCTTAGAAAGAAGTTTATCTTCCTGAGAACCCTATCAGGTGTAGCCTTGGCGGCCTTTATTATTTATTATTGTGATGCCCGTTTAAATGCAGGCTCCATCTTAGCAGCAACAGGAATTTTTCTATACTTTTATTATCGTAACAAGACTGAATGGCGTTTATTTTCCCTACTGCCTTTTTCGGCTGGTATCGCTTCTTCGGTCATGATTTATCTATCCAACAAGTTTAGTTGGTCTCATCCAATATATGTTTCTCTGAATAACTTTTTCGGAATGCGATTGTATTTGGGACATGAAGCGCTTAAGAAATATGGCGTACAGTTATTTGGAATTCGTGGAATTTCCTTTGTTGGATATGGAGGAAAGACAGAAACGGTTTTGAACTATGACTATGTAGATTCGTCTTATGTACAAATGTTATTTACTTACGGTTTGATTCCAGTTGTTATGTTGGTATGCCTATACATGGTTCAGTCTTGGACTCTCTATCGTAGGAAGAACTATTTATTGTTAACCTGCCTGGCCTTAGTAACAGTCAATTGTATGTTTGAGGCCTTCTGGGTTCGTCCATCATACAATATTTTTATGTTCCTTCTTTTTGCTACCATCCCAGCGATGGAATTTGAAGGAGAAAAATCTGAGATGGGGGAAGCCGTGTGA
- a CDS encoding glycosyltransferase family 2 protein — protein sequence MISVIVPVYNVEDYLHYAMESLENQTYKDMEVLLVDDGSSDGSGLLCDQYAQQYDWVTSYHKVNGGLSDARNYGVLKAKGDWITFLDPDDYLEPCALELLAELQGRTQADMVSGKVEPTAHYHRYQNFRLDQLDLDQVKVYDKAKALTEMLYGDLVTVSACGKLYRKELLEKAPFPKGRIYEDLYVISEHLNQAQSVALYHLPIYHYYHRPGSITASAFTPKQYEFYEAIDHLKEVVNATYPESSELQEAIISRFFTGSLLIFTMIHDGNPAEFKQLQEKMRPYLPLVLKNARVSKKRKILYVLISRYPRLYFYFKKWKK from the coding sequence ATGATTTCGGTAATTGTACCTGTATACAATGTGGAGGACTACCTTCATTATGCCATGGAGAGTTTAGAAAATCAGACTTACAAGGATATGGAGGTCCTCTTGGTCGATGATGGGTCGAGTGATGGCTCAGGTCTCTTGTGTGACCAGTATGCCCAGCAGTATGATTGGGTGACGAGCTACCACAAGGTCAACGGTGGTTTATCTGATGCTCGCAACTATGGGGTCTTGAAAGCCAAGGGTGACTGGATCACCTTCCTAGATCCGGATGACTATTTGGAACCTTGCGCCTTGGAACTGCTAGCAGAGCTACAAGGTCGTACCCAAGCAGATATGGTTAGTGGTAAAGTGGAGCCGACAGCCCACTATCATCGTTATCAAAATTTTCGCTTGGATCAGCTTGATCTAGACCAGGTTAAAGTCTATGATAAGGCGAAGGCTCTGACGGAAATGCTCTACGGAGACCTTGTGACGGTCTCTGCTTGCGGGAAACTCTATCGGAAAGAACTTCTGGAGAAAGCTCCCTTCCCCAAGGGGCGCATCTACGAAGACCTCTATGTAATCAGTGAGCATCTCAACCAAGCCCAATCAGTTGCCTTGTACCATCTTCCGATTTACCATTATTACCATAGACCCGGTAGCATTACTGCATCGGCTTTCACGCCTAAACAATACGAGTTTTATGAAGCAATTGATCATTTAAAAGAGGTTGTGAATGCAACCTATCCTGAGAGTTCAGAACTCCAAGAAGCCATTATTTCTCGATTCTTTACAGGAAGTCTTCTTATCTTTACAATGATTCATGATGGAAATCCAGCAGAGTTCAAGCAACTTCAGGAGAAGATGAGGCCATATTTGCCTCTTGTCTTGAAGAATGCTAGAGTTAGTAAGAAACGTAAGATTCTCTATGTTTTGATTAGTAGGTATCCACGCCTCTATTTTTACTTTAAAAAGTGGAAGAAATAA
- the wefC gene encoding receptor polysaccharide phosphotransferase WefC has product MVEKIDFVVAWVDGNDPVWREKKAQYDGSVNTFKKGMNSVKAYREWGTFKYWFRGVEKFAPWVNKIYLVTDQQKPSWLDINSEKLVLVDHTEIICNDYLPVFSANPIESNIHRIHGLSEHFVFFNDDMYLTAPVEPTDFFSEDGLPKYVTALAPITTERYGTGHFQMNDMGIITSHFSKEEIFKNGHFFSFKHGIKQLIKTLLYGTTKFICGFWESHLPYPLLKSTMDLVWEKEKAVLEGTSASRFRSPSDTNVWLFKYWQIASGQYAIGNPKLGGLFSLDNAGPDFWKLLNSGRYQIMCINDGHNIQDEDQVMTDFVKAMDQLLPDKSSFEI; this is encoded by the coding sequence ATGGTAGAAAAGATTGACTTTGTTGTCGCATGGGTTGATGGGAATGATCCAGTCTGGAGAGAAAAGAAGGCTCAATACGATGGCTCAGTAAACACTTTTAAAAAAGGTATGAACTCAGTGAAAGCCTATCGAGAATGGGGAACTTTTAAATACTGGTTTAGAGGTGTGGAAAAATTTGCTCCTTGGGTCAATAAGATCTACCTCGTGACCGATCAGCAAAAGCCAAGCTGGTTAGATATAAACAGTGAAAAATTGGTGCTAGTAGATCATACAGAGATTATCTGTAATGACTACTTACCAGTTTTTTCTGCCAATCCTATTGAAAGCAATATCCATCGAATCCATGGACTCTCTGAGCACTTTGTCTTTTTTAATGACGATATGTATTTGACGGCTCCAGTTGAACCAACAGATTTTTTCTCGGAGGATGGTTTGCCAAAGTATGTTACAGCTTTAGCTCCAATTACTACAGAGAGATATGGGACAGGGCATTTCCAAATGAATGATATGGGAATTATCACTAGTCATTTTTCGAAGGAAGAAATTTTTAAAAATGGCCACTTTTTTTCCTTTAAGCATGGAATTAAACAATTAATCAAGACTTTACTTTATGGAACTACTAAGTTTATCTGTGGTTTCTGGGAAAGCCATTTACCTTACCCCCTATTAAAATCAACGATGGACTTGGTATGGGAAAAGGAAAAAGCAGTCTTGGAGGGGACCTCAGCGAGTCGCTTCAGAAGTCCCTCTGATACTAATGTTTGGCTCTTTAAGTATTGGCAGATTGCAAGTGGTCAATACGCTATCGGAAATCCTAAGTTGGGGGGACTCTTTTCTTTGGATAATGCCGGACCAGATTTTTGGAAATTACTGAATTCTGGTAGATACCAAATTATGTGTATTAATGACGGACATAATATTCAAGATGAGGATCAAGTGATGACGGACTTCGTCAAGGCCATGGACCAACTGCTTCCTGATAAAAGCTCATTTGAAATTTAA
- a CDS encoding glycosyltransferase encodes MENLIILDSELQKKNEEHYQSLHGGSRVVYTNYESPLIRRVRNFKYIGSALYHFLMWKMSYDYARKFIKYDVKKIICVNPLVGIFLGILNKSGKEITLAGFLFENKKNKIYYYLRKQLVKKSFQNIGNIIVYGSKEIHYYSELFPEFQEKFKFIHYGLDYDNQLTYQGSLPTKYIFSGGGSNRDYETLVKAVETSNLSMPCVIATQPWRVPTHGSNIQVLSDVVVETFGDVLAKSDFLVLSLNDIDLSAGHMVMLQAMSLGVPIIVNDIPSVRDYVDESLVTFYPSGDFEALAQLMEHFNPMVDDIIQKVSKAKALYFEQYTSIKLMDRLLEF; translated from the coding sequence ATGGAAAATTTAATCATTTTAGACAGTGAGCTGCAAAAAAAGAATGAAGAGCATTATCAATCTCTTCATGGCGGGAGCCGAGTAGTTTATACCAACTATGAAAGTCCACTTATAAGAAGAGTACGTAATTTCAAATACATCGGTAGTGCTTTGTATCATTTTTTAATGTGGAAAATGTCCTATGATTATGCTCGGAAATTCATAAAATATGATGTCAAGAAAATTATTTGTGTAAATCCTCTTGTAGGTATCTTTTTAGGAATTTTAAATAAAAGTGGCAAGGAAATTACATTAGCAGGATTTTTGTTTGAGAATAAGAAAAATAAAATCTATTATTATTTACGAAAGCAACTTGTGAAAAAGTCTTTCCAGAATATCGGAAATATCATAGTCTATGGTTCAAAAGAAATTCATTATTATTCGGAACTCTTTCCAGAATTTCAGGAGAAATTTAAATTTATTCATTACGGCTTAGATTATGATAATCAACTAACTTATCAAGGTTCTTTACCAACTAAGTATATCTTTTCAGGTGGAGGTAGTAACCGAGATTATGAGACTTTAGTCAAGGCAGTGGAGACTTCAAACCTTTCAATGCCGTGTGTGATTGCAACTCAGCCATGGAGAGTTCCTACGCATGGTTCAAACATTCAAGTTTTATCTGATGTAGTAGTAGAAACCTTTGGAGATGTATTAGCTAAGTCTGATTTCCTTGTCCTATCGTTAAACGATATTGATTTATCCGCTGGTCATATGGTTATGCTTCAAGCAATGTCTTTAGGAGTTCCTATCATTGTAAATGACATCCCATCTGTTCGAGATTATGTTGATGAATCCTTGGTGACTTTTTATCCTTCAGGGGATTTTGAGGCACTAGCACAGCTAATGGAACATTTCAATCCTATGGTTGATGATATTATTCAAAAAGTTAGTAAAGCAAAGGCCCTATACTTTGAACAATATACCTCTATAAAATTGATGGATAGACTATTGGAATTTTAA